The following is a genomic window from Miltoncostaea oceani.
TCGACCACGACCTCACGTTCGACCGCAGCCGCCTCCGGGAGGACGCGGTGGTGCCGGTGGCCGACCTCGTCCAGGGGCGCTCGCCGAGCCTCGACCTCGACTCCCTCTACGGCCTCGGCCCGGGACTGACGCCCGCCTTCCACGCCTCGGGGGGGCGGCTCCGCATCGGGGCGACGCGACGGTCCGACTTCCGCACGCCGGGCGTCGACGACGGACCGCGCGCCGGGTTCGACCTGCCGCGGCGGCCCGACGGGAGCCCCCTGATCCCCGATCCCCGCAACGACGAGAACCTCGCCGTCGCCCAGACCCACCTCCACTTCATCCGGTTCCACAACCGCGTCGTCGCCATGCTCGCGGCGGACGGGGTGCCGCCGGGGGAGCGGTACGGGCGGGCCCGCGAGATCGTGGTGCGCCACTACCAGTGGATGATCCGCACCGACTTCCTGCCGCGGATCGTGAAGCCCCAGCTCGTGGACGACGTCTTCACCCGGGGGCGGCGGGTGTTCGAGACGGCGCCCCCGCCCGGGGCCGCGCCGACGATGCCGGTGGAGTTCTCCGTCGCGGCGTACCGCCTCGGGCACAGCATGGTGCGCACCGCCTACGACTGGAACCGGGTGTTCGAGGACGGCGCGGGGAGCCTGTCGCTGCTGTTCGGCTTCACGGGGGGCGGGGGCCTCGGCGGCGGGCCGCGGCTGCCGACGAACTGGATCGCCGACATGCGGCGCCTCTACGACTTCCGCGAGGCGGGCCGGCCGGACCTGCGTCCCATGGTCGGGGGCCGGAGCCGCCTGAACATGGCGCGGCGCATCGACACCCTGCTCGCGAACCCGCTCGCCGACCTCCCCGCCGGATCGACCGGGGGACCGGAGGGCGTCGCGGTGCGACGCAACCTGGCGTTCCGGAACCTGACGCGGGCCAGGATGCTGCAGCTCGCGACGGGGCAGCAGATGCTGGCGCTGATGCGGTCCCGCGGCGTGACCGTCAGCGGCCTCGACGCCGACCGGATCATCCGGGGCAACCGCGGCGCCGACCTCTCGGGCCTCGACGCCGCCCAGCGCCGCCTGCTCGGCCGCGAGACGCCGCTGTGGTTCTACGTGCTCCGCGAGGCGGAGTTCAACGGCGGGCGGATGGCCGGGGTCGGCGGGCGGATCGTCGCGGAGACGTTCCACCGGGCGATCGAGGGCAGCACGATCTCGATCCTCGCCGACCCCGCGTGGAGGCCGACGCTCGGCCCCGACCCCGACACGTTCCGGATGGTGGACCTGCTGCTCGTCGCGGCCGAGGGCCGGGAGGAGCTGCTCAACCCCCTCGGGGGCTGAGGGCGGTCAGATCTGCGGGGGCGGCACCGGGTCGGGCTGCGGGATCTCCGGGGCGCTCGGCGGGTACGGCTCCGGGATGATCGCCGGACCGGGGACGGGCTCCACCGGGTCGGGACCCGGCTCGGGGATGTCGGGCGGGTACGGCTCGGGGATGCTCGGGGGCGTGGGGAACGGGTCGGGTATCGGCTGCGTCGTCATGCCACCCCCCTACCCGGCGCCACCGCGGTTCATCCGCGGCGCTCCCGGGGAAGGTGGGGGCGGAACGTCCCATCGAGGAGGCCCCGTTGCAGAAGGATCCCGCGTCGACCCCCGTCCCGGACGACCGCGAGCCCGGCGTGCCGCCCCACGAGCCGCCCGTCGAGGAGGACGAGGACCGCGCCGAGGAGGACGCCCGCGAGTCGTTCCCGAGCTCGGACCCGCCCGCCACCGGAGGGCCCGGAATCTGACCGTCCGGCTCGGGGAGGGCTCGCGGGGGCGCTCCGGCGCTCGGCTATGATGCGCGCCGTGAACCTCTCCCCGGGCCGTTGACGAACACGGTCCAGATCGTCGCGGCACTCCTGCTGGTGCTGCTGAACGGCTTCTTCGTCGCCGCGGAGTTCTCCCTGGCGCGCGCGAGGATGACCCGCCTCGACCAGCTGGCCGAGCAGGGTCGCGGCAGCGCGGTGCTCGCCCGCGAGCAGGTGCGGCACATCGACCGCTACCTCGCCGCGTGCCAGCTCGGCATCACCCTCGCCAGCCTGGGTCTCGGCTGGCTCGGCGAGCCGGCGTTCGCGCACATCATCGAGCCGGCCCTCGAGAGCATCGGGCTCGGCGAGTCGAGCGCGACCCTCACCGCGGTGATCATCGCGTTCGCGATCATCACGGTCCTGCACGTCGTGGTGGGCGAGCTGGCGCCGAAGACCGTCGCGATCCAGCGGGCCGAGCCGACGGCCCTCAGCATCGCGCGCCCCCTCGAGTGGTTCCGGTGGGTCTTCTCCCCCTTCATCTTCCTGTTGAACGGCGCGGGCAACGCCCTGGTCCGCGCGCTCGGCGTGGAGCCGGCGAGCGAGCGGGAGCTCGCCTCGACGCCGGAGGACCTGCAGATCCTCATCGCCCAGAGCGAGGAGGGCGGCGCGATCGAGCCGGAGGAGGCCGACATGCTGGAGGGCGTCTTCGGCCTCCAGGCGAGCCTCACCCGCGACATCATGACCCCGCGTCCCGAGGTCACCACGCTCGTCGCCGACCAACCGGTCCTGACGGCGCTGACCCAGGCGCTCGGCACCCGGCACAGCCGCTTCCCGGTGCTGAACGGCGACGGGGTGCTCGGCATCGTGCACCTCAGCCAGCTCGCGCGCGGCCTGTTGGAGAGCGGTGAGGACACCCCGTGCGGGGCCTCGTCGGGCCCGCCCTGTTCGTCCCGGAGACCCAGCCGGTCGACGACCTGCTGCGCCAGCTCCAGGCGCGCCGCGCCTCGGTCGCGGTGGTGCTCGACGAGTACGGCGACTTCGCCGGCGTTGTGACCGTCGAGGACGTGATCGAGGAGATCGTCGGCGAGATCGATGACGAACGCGACCGCGCACCCGCCGTCGACCAGCTCCCCGACGGCCGCCTCATCGTGCGCGGCCACGTCCCGATCGAGGACCTCGCCGACCACGGCGTGGAGCTCATCGACGACACCGTGACGAGCGTCGGCGGCCTGGTCTTCACCCGGCTCGGCCGCCTGCCCCGGACGGGGGACAGCGTCACCGCGGACGGCTGGCAGCTCACCGTCGAGGCGACCCGCGGCACGCGGGTGGTGCTCGTCGCCATCGAGCCGGCGGAGGAGCGGGACGAGACCCCCGCCGAGGCCGACGAGGACGACCCCGGCGATTGATCAGGCCGGCGGCGGGGACTCCACGAGCTGGGCGGAGAGCGCCCCGCGGCCGGTGAGGCAGGCGGCCCCGCAGCGGGCGCCGAGGGCGAGGGCGTCGTCGAGGTCGAGGCCGCGGGCGAGCCCGACGGTCAGGCCCGCGGCGAACGAGTCGCCGCAGCCGTAGCTGTCGACGGCCGGGCCGGGCGGCGGGGCCGGGTCCCAGCGGCCGGCGCGGCCGTCGTCGGTGAGGTACCGGCCACCCCGGGCGCCCTCGGTCCAGACGATGACGGCCGGCGGGACGGGCAGCGTGGCGGGGTCGACGGCCTCGGTCGGGTCGCTGTCGCTCGCCACGAGGACGTCGGCGCGGACGCCGCTCTCGATCAGCTGGGTGAGCCGCCGGGTCGGGACCACGAGGTGGGTGGCGCGGCGGGCGGCGGCGACGGTCGCGGAGTCGTGACCGGTGAAGTAGGCGGCGTCGCAGCCGGCGAGGTCGTCCCACGGAAGGGCGTCCTCGATGCGGGCCGACATGGGGCCGCCGATCACGGCGATGGCCCGGTCGCCGTCCTCGTCGGTGGCGCTGAGGGCCCGCGTCTGGGGCTCGGCGCGCCGGGCGGCCAGGACGGTGACGCCCTCGGCCTCGAGCCGCGCGAGGGCGCTGTCGCCCGAGTGGTCGGCGCCGAGGGCGGTGAAGAACAGGCACTCCGCCCCGAGCTTCGGCACCTGGGAGGCGCTGACGCCCCCACCGCCGGCCGGCTCGTCGAAGGGGTCCGCGAGGTACGTGATCCGCCCGGGGCGGGGCATCGGGCCCCGGCCGTGGGTGACCCACTCGAGGTGGCCGACGACCGCCACCCGGGGGCGCGTGACGGGGCTCACCGGGGCCGGATCTCGGCGGGGGCGCCGCGCGCGACGAGCGCGGCGGGCAACGCCACGGAGCCGTCCTCGCGCTGGTGGTTCTCGAGGATCGCGATGATCGTGCGGCCCACGGCGACGGCGGTGCCGTTGAGGGTGTGCACCGTCTCGGTCGCCGATCCGCGCTTCACCCGGGTGCGCAGGCGGCGCGCCTGGTAGTCGGTGCAGTTCGAGCAGGACGTGACCTCGCGGTACGCCCCCTGCGCCGGCATCCACGCCTCGCAGTCGAACTTGCGGGCCGCGGGGGCGCCGAGGTCGCCGACGGCGATGTCGATCACCCGGTACGGCACCTCGATCGCGCGGATGATCTCCTCCTGCACGGCCAGGATGCGCTGGTGCTCGGCGGCCGAGTCCTCGGGCAGCACGAACGAGAACATCTCGACCTTGTCGAACTGGTGCACGCGGAAGATGCCGCGGGTGTCGCGGCCCGC
Proteins encoded in this region:
- a CDS encoding peroxidase family protein — protein: MAAHHGREDYFVVGEGLLGVTAPSVPGAVASASLAEPDLRAFRFSRLGPKGRAMPERLRRRLAAAMTMDVDAGGPTLRSAVPAGYTYLGQFLDHDLTFDRSRLREDAVVPVADLVQGRSPSLDLDSLYGLGPGLTPAFHASGGRLRIGATRRSDFRTPGVDDGPRAGFDLPRRPDGSPLIPDPRNDENLAVAQTHLHFIRFHNRVVAMLAADGVPPGERYGRAREIVVRHYQWMIRTDFLPRIVKPQLVDDVFTRGRRVFETAPPPGAAPTMPVEFSVAAYRLGHSMVRTAYDWNRVFEDGAGSLSLLFGFTGGGGLGGGPRLPTNWIADMRRLYDFREAGRPDLRPMVGGRSRLNMARRIDTLLANPLADLPAGSTGGPEGVAVRRNLAFRNLTRARMLQLATGQQMLALMRSRGVTVSGLDADRIIRGNRGADLSGLDAAQRRLLGRETPLWFYVLREAEFNGGRMAGVGGRIVAETFHRAIEGSTISILADPAWRPTLGPDPDTFRMVDLLLVAAEGREELLNPLGG
- a CDS encoding hemolysin family protein, whose translation is MTNTVQIVAALLLVLLNGFFVAAEFSLARARMTRLDQLAEQGRGSAVLAREQVRHIDRYLAACQLGITLASLGLGWLGEPAFAHIIEPALESIGLGESSATLTAVIIAFAIITVLHVVVGELAPKTVAIQRAEPTALSIARPLEWFRWVFSPFIFLLNGAGNALVRALGVEPASERELASTPEDLQILIAQSEEGGAIEPEEADMLEGVFGLQASLTRDIMTPRPEVTTLVADQPVLTALTQALGTRHSRFPVLNGDGVLGIVHLSQLARGLLESGEDTPCGASSGPPCSSRRPSRSTTCCASSRRAAPRSRWCSTSTATSPAL
- a CDS encoding transporter associated domain-containing protein, whose product is MRQLQARRASVAVVLDEYGDFAGVVTVEDVIEEIVGEIDDERDRAPAVDQLPDGRLIVRGHVPIEDLADHGVELIDDTVTSVGGLVFTRLGRLPRTGDSVTADGWQLTVEATRGTRVVLVAIEPAEERDETPAEADEDDPGD
- a CDS encoding PfkB family carbohydrate kinase; the protein is MSPVTRPRVAVVGHLEWVTHGRGPMPRPGRITYLADPFDEPAGGGGVSASQVPKLGAECLFFTALGADHSGDSALARLEAEGVTVLAARRAEPQTRALSATDEDGDRAIAVIGGPMSARIEDALPWDDLAGCDAAYFTGHDSATVAAARRATHLVVPTRRLTQLIESGVRADVLVASDSDPTEAVDPATLPVPPAVIVWTEGARGGRYLTDDGRAGRWDPAPPPGPAVDSYGCGDSFAAGLTVGLARGLDLDDALALGARCGAACLTGRGALSAQLVESPPPA